CTGGCACTTTAAGTGCGTTTATGACCATTTCGTTTGGCAGGTTTTACAATAGTTTTCGCGCTTTGCAAAAGGAAATAAAAGGTTTTCGAAAAACGATTGCTTGTAAATGTAGATGTCTTCAGATTCACATGATGGACATTCATCAAGCGTCTTTTCATATTTCTGACCATTCACAACAATCACATCGCCTAACTGAGTACCAGAATTGTTCGCCTCGATCTCGGCCACCAAAGCCCTAGCTCGCTCTTCGTCTTCTTCTCTTACTTGTAGTTTGATGCCGCCTATGGCGTTGGAAACGAGTGGGTCGATGGCAACCGTTTTCTGGTCTTTCAGAAAATACTCGATTCCTTCTGCTTCGAATTTCGGTTCGTATAGAATCGTTTCGTGATCGTAGAAGAAGGTTTTGATGGTGATTAAATTCATGTCAAGAGCTTAGGATTGATTGGCAAACAGTGCCACAGTAGTCGGACACCTGCATCGGTTCACCCAAAATAGGAACAATATGTGACTCTTTACCTTGCGTTGTTCACCGATGATCCGAAGCTATCGAAAAACATCCGCCTTGCTTTACTTTAGCCGCATGAGATTACTCGTAGCCGTTCTGCTTATTTCCACTTCAACCATGGCACAGAAACTTACCGTTACAGCACATCGTGGAGCTTCGGGCTATGCACCCGAGAACACGCTTTCGGCAGTGAAAAAAGCCTTGGAAATTGGTGTGGACCGAATTGAAATTGACGTGCAGCAGAGTTCAGATGGAATCGTAGTGGTACTGCACGATAAGACTTTGGATAGGACCACCAATGCCACTGGGAAAGTGGGAGAGAAGCCATGGGTCGAATTGAAGGAAGTGAAGGCTTACGGCAAGTTTGAGGCGGAATTTCCAAATGAGCCGCTTCCTACTTTGGAGCAGGTGTTTGAACTGATGGATGGAAACACGCAGTTCGTCATTGAGATAAAAGCAGGCCGCAAAACCTATCCCGGAATTGAGGATAACGTGGCCAAACTCATCAAGAAATACAAGGCAGAGAAATGGGCATTGGTGCACAGTTTCAACGACCGTGTACTGAAGTACCTGCATGAGAATTACCCAGAGATCCGACTTCAGAAATTGTTCGTTTCGTATTCAGGTGGTGTAATGCTCGATTTCAAATTACATGCGGTCAAGCTGTCGAAATACGATTATGTGGAAGCATTCGGAATCAGCTTGTCTTCGGCAAAAAGGAAACTGGTGGAGAAGATTCATGGAATGGGCAAGCAGGTGCATGTTTGGACGGTGAACAAGGACGAGGACATGGCCATGATGATGGAGATCGGTGTGGACGGAATCATCAGCAATTATCCAGATAAAGTAAAACAGCTGATCGGGAAGAAGTGATTTGCAATTCGTTGATCGTCTTTCGCTAATCCTTTTCTTCCCATTACATTTGAATTCATGAGCGAAGCGCTAGAGAATCGATTGAAGTCCATATTTCTGGTAGTGCTGGTTGCCTATTCGGTAATTGTCACAGGCCTTGGTATTTACTTGCTTAGTAATGGGGCAGACCGCAGCCTTTGGTTGGGTGTTACCGTTTCTGGAGCCACCATTGCCATCTACTTTGCACGGCTTTATCTCACGCGGATTCCGCGCACTTCGCCAGGTCTGATGGGATTCAGCATTTCCATTTTTGGGGCCACCATGTACTCGATCTTTCAGAGTTACAATCAGCAAGTGGCTTCTTATGCACCCATTTTGGGCATGATCTGTCTTGCAGGATGGGCTGCCTATGTAGCGTGGTATTCTGATCTGGGCGATAGAAGCAAAGAGAAGATCAAGGAAGGGAAGAAGCTTCCTAAAATTGACCTGGAAGATTATGATGGCAACAAACTGAGTTCAGAAGACTGGAAAGGGCAGAAGCGCTTGGTCATCTTCTACCGTGGAAATTGGTGCCCGATCTGCACCGCACAAGTGAAAGAACTCAACGACTTTAAAGCACAATTTGATGAATTGGGAGTGAAGATCACGCTCATTAGCCCGCAGTCGCACCAAAAGAGTAAGAACCATGCAAAACGTGTGGGAATGGATTTCGACTTCTTGGTAGATGTGGAAAATCGCGCAGCAACGACCTTGGGAATTCTGCAAGAGAATGGTCTGCCGACAGGATTTGAAGTGCTTGGATACGCAAGCGATGTGCCGAAACCAACCACCTTTGTGTTGGACGAAAACGGGAAGGTGATCTTTGCCGATCTTACTACCAACTATCGCCTTCGAACGAGACCAGAAGACATTTTATCAGCATTGAAAGGATGAAAAAATACGCCAGCTTTTCCATTATCATCCTTGCCTTTTCATGGCAGGCCATTGCTCAGAACTGTAGTTCTGAAAGATATTTAAGTAATATATTCCAATCATCTGTTTCACAGGATGTTGTGTTTGGTAATGCGCCAGCCGTTACGACCGTTTATGTGGCAGAGAACGTGACGGTAAATCAATCCATGACCATGGATATTTTCTTTCCAGTGGGAGATGCATTGCCGAAACGTCCGCTGGTGATGTTGGCTTATGGAGGAGGCTTTCTAGTGGGTTCGAAAGAAGACGAAGATGTGTGGGCAAGCTGCGATAGTCTGGCCAAGAAAGGCTATGTAACGGCCAGCATCAACTACCGAATGAATATGAACATTGCCGATCCTTCCAGTGCCATTCGCGCCATTTATCGTGCGGCACAGGATTACAGTGCGGCCATCCGATACTTGAAGGAGTTTTCCGATTCTTACGGCATCGACACGAATTATGTGTTTGTTGGTGGGGTAAGTGCAGGCGGTTTTTCGGCCATGCATGCGGTTTTTATGGATGATAATGAGCGGCCTTCAGCCACGTTCCAATCGGGGATTCTGGGTTCAAGTCCAGATCTTGGTTGCATCCATTGCGCAGGGAACAGTTACCAGCATACAACCAACGTTCGTGGCATCATCAATCTGTGGGGCGCTGTGCTCGACACGACCTACATCCAACAGAATGAGATTGTGCCTATGACGCTGTTCCACGGAACGGACGATCTGATCGTTCCTTACGATTATGGTTTTCCCTTTACAGCGCTGTTTCTAATGCCTGAGGTCTTCGGTTCCTTCAATGTGAGCGCAAGGGTGAATCATTTGGGAGGAAATGCTGAGTTGAACACCTACGCAACCGGCCACAACATTTGGGGTGTGAACGTAGCGAATCAACTGGTTGGCGGACCAACGGAGTATTGGAACCCGATTACGGATAGCATCATCTCGTTCCTATACGAGAACATTCGGCCAGCACAACCACTGCTTGCTGTTGATGCGCCTATGTGTTCATCTGATACAGTGTTTATCAACATCACAAACATGCCAGCAAACGGACGTGCTTGCTGGAGCGTTGAATTGGGAGATGTGGTTTGGGCCAATTCAGATTCATCGACCATTGGTGTCATTTGGCAGAATGCGGGGAACTACCAAGTTGCTGTTCTGGTGAGTAACCACTTGGATGCTGTTTCCATTCCAACTACCATTCAAGTACAGGTTTCAGAAACGCCTTACGTGGAAGTTGAAGCGGCAGGAGGTGTGCTGCAAGCCTCTGCCATGTATCCGCAGTATCAATGGTATTTGAATGGTGTTGCCGTTCCGGGCGAAGATCAATCGACCATCGAACCAAGTGCTTTTGGCCTTTATACGGTAGAAGCCATCACGGCCGATGGTTGTTCGTTCATCTCAGAACCTTATCTGATGGTTGGAATAGAGGAAGCTGCGACAATGGGAAGCATTGCATCTGTCCGAATCTTTGATGCCCTAGGAAGGGAAGTGGCGGCCTTTAATTCGTACGCCACATTTTTGAATTGGAAGCCAAATACGCCTCAATTGATGTTCGTCCAATTTTTCGCTGCGGATGGTGCGATGATCGGAACTAAGAAGCAATTGGCTACAGATCCTTTTTGATCAACTTCGCTTCATCCGTATTGTAGAAGAAGCTCAGCTTCATGTACTTCTGGAAGAATTCGCGCATTGATTTCGAATTGTCGAACTGCTCGTCAATGTTGTTGGTCACCTCATACATGTTCATCTGCACGCCCGGAAACACATCTAAGCGGTAGATCAGAAATTCTCTGGTTCCCGATTCTTGAAGATTCATGAAAAGGATGGATTCCAATCGGGTGGTGTGCCCAACGTATTGCTTCAAGGCATAATCTTTCTCGTCCTCGTTGTATTGATAATGATCTACATCGTAGTGAACCGAATCGCGCATGGCAATGGTGTAGTATTCCGGGTTTTCCTTGTCCACCTGCGAATCTGGAATCCACTTACCGATCAGTTCCTTATCCACTTTTTCCTTCGCATCATCCAAGGCAACCTGCGATTTATACGGACAGCCCCAAAGCACAATGGCCATTAGCGCAATTGACGTGTAGCGTAGCATGTTTTTCATCCCTTTCAGTTTGGCGCAAGTTACCTATTTACCTATGTTGACCAAAGACAGTGAATTGATGGCGCTATCTTTTTATTATTGCAACATTAAACCACAACCACGATTCAGGTACTTCAAAAAGTACATTTGAATTGACCGATAAACGGAAAATCCCTGCTTCCAACGATGGATGAATTTTTGCGCATTGCCGACCAAATGGTCATTTACAAACTGAGAACCTCGTGGCTTCAGATATCCAAGCTTTACAACGAAATGGCCTTGGAGCACGATAGCACCGTAAGCATGGCGTTCGTACTACTGGCCATTGACGAAGAGGAGGGAACACCCGTTACCAAAATTGCCCCTCGCATGGGAATGGAGCCCAACAGTTTGAGTCGATTGCTGAAGTCGATGGAGGAGAAGAAGTTCATTTCAAGAAAACGGGATGAAGTGGATAAACGCATGGCCTACGTGTACCTGACCAAGAAAGGAAAGGAGAAACGTGAGGTAGCGATGAAAGCCGTTTACCGCTTGGAACGCGCCATTGTGAATCAGATTGATGAAGCAAAATTGAAAGCATTCTTCGATGTGGCCAATCAAATTCCAGGTGCTATTGATGAGTTCAAACAAAAAATGGCGTCCTACGATTCGTAGAACGCCATTTTAAAGGCCAGTGGAACAGCGTGCTTATCGTTTCACGATTCGCTTAGCGCTGATACCTTCTTTTGTAGTGATCTTTAGAACGTAGGTTCCTGCGTTCAGGTCAGAGATATCAATTCTGTTGTTAGATGGAGTTGGTCTCAATACAACTTCTCCCAAGATGTTCAACACATCTACCGATAGAACCGAGTTGGTCTGTACATCAATGGTCAGTGTTCCTGTAGTTGGAATTGGATAAACTGGAAGCTCACGCGCAGCTCTTATCTCCGAAACAGCATCTGGTTGAGCGCCATACACCAAATTCAATTTTGGAGCCTTTGATGGGTCTGAAGCATTGTTGAAAGTGATGCTTCCACCTGTGAATCCTGGAACGGAGATCTTGAACTGAACGTGCTCAGCGCTGCTGATATTGGCAATCATCTCAGCTGTAAGGTCCAGACGCAACCAATGACCATCTTCAGCATTGTTGTTGAATGATCCGTGTTTGCAAGGTTCGCCAGCGGCAACACCAGTAGCCACGTAATCCACTGCTTCCACATCTGCTGTTGCGCCAAATGTTCCGTTTATCATCGTTACCTGAACCTCATTGGTAGCAATCGGGTTTGTGCCCGTAATGCTTTCTCTTCGAAGGAAGATGCTGGCGCCTGCCAAGGTGGTATCGGCCATTCCTTGTGTGTTGAATGAAAGCACAGCTGCTACTTCGTTTCCGCTTTCTTCACCTAAGGTGATGGCAGACGATACGTCTCCGGCAGATGATACGGAACCGTCCATATTCCCACCTTCAGAAACCATGTAGAAATCATCCATGAAATACGTTTGGTAGAATTGTTCTGCCTGGTAGGTGAACATGGTCAGGTATGCTTCTGGCGAAAGGTGGAAGCAATCGGTGAAGATGCCTGCATACAGACGCATGGTTTCGATCGGAGATGGGTAATCTGGGAAACCCAAAGGCATTGGTGCATCAAATGGTTGGTATGTTCCACCCGGTGCAACTCCCAAAGGTGTTTGTTGCCCATACACATGTTGAAGAATGGCCTGCGCACGAACGAAATCAACCTGTGGGTCAGAATCCGTGTATGCTGCTACAGAATCAGAAAAATTGTTCAGAACCGTGTTCAGTTGAATGTAATTCGGTTGTCCCATACCATCCCACGTGCCGTAGAACGGGTGAGAGGATTGAAAAGGAGCAATTCCTTCAATTACTTCTTCAAAGTTGGGATAAGCATATCCAGCCCAGAAAACACGCATACCCGGACGGGTTCCTTTCAGAAAGGTGATCACTTGCTCCAATCGAGCAGCAACTTCTTGCTCCAAGCTGTCTGTTTCGTGCTGAGACCAAGACACATTCCATGTTCCGAGTACATCATTTCCACCAATGCTGAGGTGAACGATGTCTATCTCCGGATTGGCATCAATCAAGGCTTGAATCGCATCTTGCTTGGCTTGACCAAGAAAATCGTCCGTTTCTGCACCGTTCTCTGCAATGGTCACGTTAGAAACGAATTTCTTGTCTGAGTGACCTACTATCCGCAGACCTTCGGTGATGGTCTGGTCTGCATTCTCGAAAGAAGCCCAGCTATCACCAACCAATAGCACACGATTGTGCGGTACTTCAACACATTGGCTGAATACGCTACCAGCGCTAGCGCCAGCCAACAACATAAGAGTAAAAATTCTTTTCATTAGGGGAATTGAGTTTAATTTGACGCTGAAATTAACGATAATGTAATACAGGACAGCAACTGGAATCTTAAGAGATACAGTTGTGTCAATCAGTGTACATGCCTTTTTACGTAGCTCGCATCCAGTTCGGATAACGAAGGGCAGCCGATCAGCTTCATTACACGTTCCATTTCATCCCTCAGAATGTCGTAAGTACGTGTTACGCCTGCTTCGCCACCAGCAGCCAATCCATAGAGGTAGGCTCTGCCTATAAGACATGCACTTGCTCCTAATGCCATGGCCTTTATCACATCCGATCCGCGCTGAATGCCACCATCAATGATCACTTCCACATTTGGTCCTACGGCTTTTACCACCTCAGGCAATAGATCAAAACCAGCTGGCGCCCCGTCCAATTGGCGGCCACCGTGGTTAGACAGGATGATGCCCGAAGCACCCATTTCGGCAGCCAGCACGGCATCTGCCACGCTTTGAATGCCTTTCAGCATGAACTTGCCATTCCATTGTTCCTGCATTTCTTTCGCATCGGCCCAGCTCACATCCGCCCGGAACTGACTATTGACGGTCTCAACCACTTTCAAGGCTTCGGCACCATGGGGCAGATGCTCAACCATATTGGCCATGCGCATTTTCGGTTTGGTCAAGAAATGGAACAGCCATTCGGGTTTGCTCAAAGCCGAAAGGGCCGTATTCTTCTTCAGTACGCCCGGGC
Above is a window of Flavobacteriales bacterium DNA encoding:
- a CDS encoding DUF2007 domain-containing protein — translated: MNLITIKTFFYDHETILYEPKFEAEGIEYFLKDQKTVAIDPLVSNAIGGIKLQVREEDEERARALVAEIEANNSGTQLGDVIVVNGQKYEKTLDECPSCESEDIYIYKQSFFENLLFPFAKRENYCKTCQTKWS
- a CDS encoding MarR family transcriptional regulator, producing the protein MDEFLRIADQMVIYKLRTSWLQISKLYNEMALEHDSTVSMAFVLLAIDEEEGTPVTKIAPRMGMEPNSLSRLLKSMEEKKFISRKRDEVDKRMAYVYLTKKGKEKREVAMKAVYRLERAIVNQIDEAKLKAFFDVANQIPGAIDEFKQKMASYDS
- a CDS encoding T9SS type A sorting domain-containing protein, whose product is MKRIFTLMLLAGASAGSVFSQCVEVPHNRVLLVGDSWASFENADQTITEGLRIVGHSDKKFVSNVTIAENGAETDDFLGQAKQDAIQALIDANPEIDIVHLSIGGNDVLGTWNVSWSQHETDSLEQEVAARLEQVITFLKGTRPGMRVFWAGYAYPNFEEVIEGIAPFQSSHPFYGTWDGMGQPNYIQLNTVLNNFSDSVAAYTDSDPQVDFVRAQAILQHVYGQQTPLGVAPGGTYQPFDAPMPLGFPDYPSPIETMRLYAGIFTDCFHLSPEAYLTMFTYQAEQFYQTYFMDDFYMVSEGGNMDGSVSSAGDVSSAITLGEESGNEVAAVLSFNTQGMADTTLAGASIFLRRESITGTNPIATNEVQVTMINGTFGATADVEAVDYVATGVAAGEPCKHGSFNNNAEDGHWLRLDLTAEMIANISSAEHVQFKISVPGFTGGSITFNNASDPSKAPKLNLVYGAQPDAVSEIRAARELPVYPIPTTGTLTIDVQTNSVLSVDVLNILGEVVLRPTPSNNRIDISDLNAGTYVLKITTKEGISAKRIVKR
- a CDS encoding alpha-hydroxy-acid oxidizing protein gives rise to the protein MSKLDECFSIADLRQLAIEKLPSVMFDYIEGSAEDELTANWNRNAFSKYEFVPRVLRDVSTIDLSITVQGVDLKLPIISAPTGMSRLFHWEGEKAVVRATHKAGTAYSLSTVSTTSIEDVAKESNGPLFFQIYAWHDKKMVFDFIERCKQSDYQGLMLAVDLASLGKRERDLKNGHGRPGVLKKNTALSALSKPEWLFHFLTKPKMRMANMVEHLPHGAEALKVVETVNSQFRADVSWADAKEMQEQWNGKFMLKGIQSVADAVLAAEMGASGIILSNHGGRQLDGAPAGFDLLPEVVKAVGPNVEVIIDGGIQRGSDVIKAMALGASACLIGRAYLYGLAAGGEAGVTRTYDILRDEMERVMKLIGCPSLSELDASYVKRHVH
- a CDS encoding alpha/beta hydrolase; the protein is MKKYASFSIIILAFSWQAIAQNCSSERYLSNIFQSSVSQDVVFGNAPAVTTVYVAENVTVNQSMTMDIFFPVGDALPKRPLVMLAYGGGFLVGSKEDEDVWASCDSLAKKGYVTASINYRMNMNIADPSSAIRAIYRAAQDYSAAIRYLKEFSDSYGIDTNYVFVGGVSAGGFSAMHAVFMDDNERPSATFQSGILGSSPDLGCIHCAGNSYQHTTNVRGIINLWGAVLDTTYIQQNEIVPMTLFHGTDDLIVPYDYGFPFTALFLMPEVFGSFNVSARVNHLGGNAELNTYATGHNIWGVNVANQLVGGPTEYWNPITDSIISFLYENIRPAQPLLAVDAPMCSSDTVFINITNMPANGRACWSVELGDVVWANSDSSTIGVIWQNAGNYQVAVLVSNHLDAVSIPTTIQVQVSETPYVEVEAAGGVLQASAMYPQYQWYLNGVAVPGEDQSTIEPSAFGLYTVEAITADGCSFISEPYLMVGIEEAATMGSIASVRIFDALGREVAAFNSYATFLNWKPNTPQLMFVQFFAADGAMIGTKKQLATDPF
- a CDS encoding redoxin domain-containing protein; translation: MSEALENRLKSIFLVVLVAYSVIVTGLGIYLLSNGADRSLWLGVTVSGATIAIYFARLYLTRIPRTSPGLMGFSISIFGATMYSIFQSYNQQVASYAPILGMICLAGWAAYVAWYSDLGDRSKEKIKEGKKLPKIDLEDYDGNKLSSEDWKGQKRLVIFYRGNWCPICTAQVKELNDFKAQFDELGVKITLISPQSHQKSKNHAKRVGMDFDFLVDVENRAATTLGILQENGLPTGFEVLGYASDVPKPTTFVLDENGKVIFADLTTNYRLRTRPEDILSALKG